Proteins encoded by one window of Actinomycetota bacterium:
- a CDS encoding DUF222 domain-containing protein → METAVRESLPASGLAAAISSQHAVVVAAQAELISLIAGFDARECWRADGARSMANWLVAALHVTYATALDWVELARALPGLPALASSLSSGALNLESAAAAARLVGGDGTGAVTDAGVTAEAEALPADVLRKAVRRQEQVAAREPGVAPRPALTWWHSGDGWTQFRGWLAPEDGAVVIAAIERAVSGKPDPLTGAFDPPDVAAAEALVALASTRLREDADPDRACVVVHISVESLVSGEGMAELSSGGAVPARVVRRLSCDGRLEVVLEDQAGLVAIAPAQRDIPHPLSRYLKNRDKCCRFPGCGMRRHLHAHHREHWADGGPTVSTNLLLLCKRHHSLVHDGGWSVVGNPEPGPGAGNHLVFLRPDGTPFVPYPPPERPAPERPELPDAFPMDLMAALRSRE, encoded by the coding sequence ATGGAGACTGCGGTGCGGGAGTCGCTGCCGGCTTCGGGGCTGGCGGCGGCGATCAGCTCCCAGCACGCCGTGGTGGTGGCCGCCCAAGCCGAGCTGATTTCTCTCATTGCCGGCTTCGACGCCCGGGAGTGTTGGCGGGCCGACGGGGCCCGCTCGATGGCCAACTGGCTGGTGGCCGCCCTGCATGTCACCTACGCCACCGCCTTGGACTGGGTGGAGCTGGCCCGGGCGCTGCCCGGGCTGCCCGCCCTGGCGTCGTCGCTGTCCTCAGGGGCGTTGAACCTGGAGTCGGCGGCGGCGGCCGCCAGGCTGGTGGGCGGCGATGGCACCGGGGCGGTGACCGACGCCGGCGTGACCGCCGAGGCGGAGGCCCTGCCGGCCGACGTCCTGCGCAAGGCGGTGCGCCGCCAGGAGCAGGTGGCCGCCCGAGAGCCCGGCGTGGCGCCCCGCCCCGCGCTCACCTGGTGGCACTCCGGGGACGGCTGGACCCAGTTCCGGGGCTGGCTGGCCCCCGAGGACGGGGCGGTGGTGATCGCCGCCATCGAGCGGGCGGTCTCGGGCAAGCCCGACCCGCTGACCGGTGCCTTCGACCCGCCCGACGTGGCCGCCGCCGAGGCCCTGGTGGCCCTGGCATCCACCCGCCTGCGGGAGGACGCCGACCCGGACCGGGCCTGCGTCGTGGTGCACATCAGCGTGGAGTCCCTGGTGTCGGGGGAGGGCATGGCCGAGCTGTCCTCGGGCGGGGCGGTGCCCGCCAGGGTCGTGCGCCGGCTGTCGTGCGACGGCCGCCTCGAGGTGGTATTGGAGGACCAGGCGGGCCTGGTGGCCATCGCCCCCGCTCAGCGGGACATCCCCCACCCGCTCAGTCGCTACCTGAAGAACCGGGACAAATGTTGCCGGTTCCCGGGCTGTGGCATGCGCAGGCATCTGCACGCCCACCACCGGGAGCACTGGGCCGACGGCGGCCCCACCGTCTCGACCAACCTGTTGCTCCTCTGTAAACGACACCATTCCCTGGTCCACGACGGGGGCTGGTCGGTGGTGGGCAATCCCGAGCCCGGGCCGGGGGCGGGCAACCACCTGGTGTTCCTCCGGCCGGACGGGACCCCCTTCGTGCCCTACCCCCCACCTGAGCGACCGGCACCTGAGCGACCGGAGCTGCCCGATGCCTTCCCCATGGATCTCATGGCCGCCTTACGGAGCCGGGAATGA
- the mreC gene encoding rod shape-determining protein MreC — MRVTYRRSKSRVVLAALLAASVTLITIGYRSGSTGPLHKVQQAALTLISPLQKGVTRVLSPVGGFFDAIGRLPSAESQNTKLRKEVASLKHQLNQYPAIQQQLKDALGLLQEQTWISGPTLGAEVIAGGPSNQEWSVFLDKGTNAGVAVGMSVVAENGLVGRVTDVGGTWSKVLLILDPTSSVGGRLTTTGDTGVVTGGGNAALSLGLLAVTETVATGAEVITSGYNGGVFPPGIPVGRVLHVNPTTDGLSLRASVQPYVDFNRLQLVLILLGTKPVPLPGT; from the coding sequence GTGAGAGTGACATACCGCAGGTCCAAGTCGCGGGTGGTCCTCGCCGCCTTGCTGGCGGCCAGCGTCACGCTGATCACCATCGGGTACCGGTCGGGCAGCACCGGCCCCCTGCACAAGGTGCAGCAGGCGGCGCTCACTCTCATCTCTCCCCTGCAGAAGGGCGTCACCCGCGTGCTCTCGCCCGTGGGCGGGTTCTTCGACGCCATCGGCCGGCTGCCCTCGGCGGAGAGCCAGAACACCAAGCTGCGCAAGGAGGTCGCCTCGCTCAAGCACCAGCTCAACCAATACCCCGCCATCCAGCAGCAACTGAAGGACGCCCTCGGGCTGTTGCAGGAGCAGACCTGGATCAGCGGGCCGACCTTGGGCGCGGAGGTGATCGCCGGTGGCCCCTCGAACCAGGAATGGAGCGTGTTCCTGGACAAGGGCACCAACGCCGGGGTCGCGGTGGGCATGTCGGTGGTGGCCGAGAACGGGCTGGTGGGCCGCGTCACCGACGTCGGGGGCACCTGGTCGAAGGTTCTGCTCATCCTCGACCCGACGAGCAGCGTCGGCGGGCGGCTGACCACCACCGGCGACACCGGGGTGGTGACCGGGGGCGGGAACGCGGCGCTCAGCCTGGGCCTGCTGGCGGTGACCGAGACGGTGGCCACCGGTGCGGAGGTAATCACGTCGGGCTACAACGGGGGCGTCTTCCCGCCCGGGATCCCGGTGGGCCGGGTCCTCCACGTCAACCCGACCACCGACGGCCTCAGCCTGCGGGCGTCGGTGCAGCCCTACGTTGACTTCAACCGGCTCCAGCTCGTGCTGATCCTCCTGGGCACCAAGCCGGTCCCGTTGCCCGGGACCTAG
- the mreD gene encoding rod shape-determining protein MreD — protein MATLMLVAVVLQTTVGHHLVIFGVSPDLILVVTICIGLSTGPSPGAFAGFGGGLLRDFMLNAPTGLSALAYLSVGYAVGAIRPYVRSSSVAVPLVGVAAGSLVGESFYIGLSLLLGVPAEPGSRLVQVIVLTGLYNTLLAPLIYPIVRRLSADPYGEAVFPGRAGRA, from the coding sequence GTGGCGACGCTCATGCTGGTCGCCGTGGTGCTGCAGACCACGGTGGGGCATCACCTGGTGATCTTCGGCGTGTCGCCGGACCTCATCCTGGTGGTAACCATCTGCATCGGCCTGTCCACCGGTCCGTCACCCGGGGCCTTCGCCGGCTTCGGCGGCGGCCTGCTGCGCGACTTCATGCTGAACGCCCCCACCGGGCTCTCGGCACTGGCCTACCTGTCTGTGGGCTACGCGGTGGGTGCCATCCGGCCCTACGTGCGCTCGTCCAGTGTGGCCGTCCCCCTGGTGGGGGTGGCGGCGGGTTCCCTGGTGGGCGAAAGCTTCTACATCGGGCTGTCGCTGCTGCTGGGCGTTCCCGCCGAGCCCGGATCCCGCCTGGTGCAGGTGATCGTGCTCACCGGGCTGTACAACACCCTGCTGGCGCCGCTCATCTACCCGATCGTCCGGCGGTTGTCGGCCGACCCGTACGGCGAGGCCGTCTTCCCCGGGCGCGCGGGCCGGGCGTAA
- the rodA gene encoding rod shape-determining protein RodA: MAGQGTYLGRTGTFGRQRVMAGPLSAKHPVRHVDLSLLAAAMALAVIGCVAVYSATRPHLLAVGTDPNYYLKRQLTYVALALIILLIAVMFDYRQLRTLAPLAYLGGLAGLLLVLTPIGQRQLGAQRWITVGILQIQPSELMKLVLIVALAALWAERGTDDGGPKVLIAVALAAIPAALVYLQPDLGTVLVLLFVSVTIIVVAGARLRWLGVLAAGGAVVIFLALHFGFIHQYQLARITGFLNQKSAAACQTQPNASGCSAAYNLGQSKIAVSSGGLTGKGLLKGTQTNLDYVPENQTDFIFTVIGEETGFLGSLLVIGLLAFLIWRALRIAVLARDQFGTRLAMGVAAMLAFQLFINVGMTIGIVPIVGIPLPFISYGGSSLLTSFCAVGILMNIHMRRFV; encoded by the coding sequence ATGGCGGGGCAGGGGACCTACCTCGGCCGGACGGGCACCTTTGGCAGGCAACGGGTCATGGCCGGGCCGCTGTCGGCCAAGCACCCGGTGCGCCACGTCGATCTCTCCTTGCTGGCGGCGGCCATGGCCCTGGCGGTGATCGGGTGTGTCGCGGTGTACTCGGCCACCCGGCCGCACCTGCTGGCGGTCGGGACCGATCCCAACTACTACCTGAAGCGCCAGCTCACGTATGTGGCGCTGGCGCTGATCATCCTGCTGATCGCGGTCATGTTCGACTACCGCCAGCTCCGGACGCTGGCGCCGCTGGCCTACCTCGGCGGGCTGGCGGGGCTGCTGCTGGTGCTCACGCCGATCGGGCAGCGCCAGCTGGGTGCGCAGCGCTGGATCACGGTCGGCATCCTGCAGATCCAGCCCTCGGAGCTCATGAAGCTGGTGCTCATCGTGGCCCTGGCCGCCCTCTGGGCCGAGCGGGGCACGGACGACGGCGGCCCGAAGGTGCTGATCGCCGTGGCCCTGGCTGCGATCCCCGCCGCGCTGGTGTACCTGCAGCCCGACCTCGGCACCGTGCTGGTGCTGCTGTTCGTCTCGGTGACGATCATCGTGGTGGCGGGGGCGCGGTTGCGCTGGCTGGGGGTCCTGGCCGCGGGCGGGGCGGTGGTGATCTTCCTCGCCCTGCACTTTGGCTTCATCCATCAGTACCAGCTCGCCCGCATCACCGGGTTCCTCAACCAGAAGTCGGCGGCCGCGTGTCAGACCCAACCCAACGCCTCCGGATGTTCGGCGGCCTACAACCTGGGGCAGTCGAAGATCGCCGTGTCCTCCGGGGGCCTGACCGGCAAGGGTCTCCTGAAGGGGACGCAGACCAACCTGGACTACGTCCCGGAGAACCAGACCGACTTCATCTTCACCGTGATCGGCGAGGAGACCGGGTTCCTCGGCTCCCTGCTGGTCATCGGGCTCCTGGCGTTCCTGATCTGGCGGGCACTCCGGATCGCTGTGTTAGCCCGGGACCAGTTCGGCACCCGCCTGGCCATGGGGGTGGCGGCGATGCTCGCCTTCCAGCTCTTCATCAACGTGGGCATGACGATCGGGATCGTGCCGATCGTGGGCATCCCGCTGCCGTTCATCTCGTACGGGGGCTCGTCGCTGCTGACGTCTTTCTGCGCGGTGGGTATCTTGATGAACATCCACATGCGACGGTTCGTGTAG
- the obgE gene encoding GTPase ObgE translates to MFVDEAQIMVAAGRGGDGAVTFHREKYQPRGGPDGGNGGRGGSVILVATDGVGSLSWLRDHPHQKAASGTPGGGNHRNGADAGDLTLAVPPGTVVHDSGGQLLADLARPGDRYVVAAGGRGGRGNAAFLSDARRAPGFGELGEPGISGRFHLELRLIADVAVIGLPNAGKSTLVGALSAASPKVAAYPFTTLEPTLGRVVPGDDPDAAFTICDIPGLIEGAHEGRGLGLGFLRHAERALLFMHLVDVNADDPLAAYRLVRSEVISFKPGLEGRPEIVGLNKVDVAEDGVLERITDQFVAAGLAPVAISAAEGTGLDALVARLAAEVAASRAARAETVEGFELFRTERTALGVSRDQDGTWRLSGDALERWVVMTDLANAQAVAHLQERMERAGVERVLAAAGAEPGDEVRIGEASFEWFPTDTRPRGTRAARPAGR, encoded by the coding sequence ATGTTCGTGGACGAGGCGCAGATCATGGTGGCGGCGGGCCGGGGCGGCGACGGCGCCGTCACCTTCCACCGCGAGAAGTACCAGCCCCGCGGCGGCCCGGACGGGGGCAACGGGGGGCGGGGCGGGTCGGTGATCCTGGTGGCCACCGATGGCGTGGGCTCGCTCTCCTGGCTGCGCGACCACCCCCACCAGAAGGCTGCCTCGGGTACGCCGGGCGGGGGCAACCACCGCAACGGCGCCGATGCGGGCGATCTCACGTTGGCTGTGCCGCCCGGCACTGTCGTGCACGACAGCGGGGGCCAGCTCCTGGCCGACCTCGCCCGCCCGGGCGACCGTTACGTGGTGGCGGCCGGCGGGCGCGGGGGCCGGGGGAACGCCGCCTTCCTTTCGGATGCCCGGCGGGCACCGGGCTTCGGCGAGCTGGGCGAGCCGGGAATCAGCGGGCGGTTCCACCTGGAGCTGCGCCTGATCGCCGACGTGGCGGTCATCGGGCTGCCCAACGCCGGCAAGTCCACCCTGGTGGGGGCGCTGTCGGCGGCCAGCCCCAAGGTGGCGGCCTACCCGTTCACCACCCTGGAGCCCACGCTCGGGCGGGTGGTGCCGGGCGACGACCCCGACGCGGCGTTCACGATCTGCGACATCCCCGGGCTCATCGAGGGCGCCCACGAGGGCAGGGGCCTCGGTCTCGGCTTCCTCCGTCATGCCGAGCGGGCGCTGCTCTTTATGCACCTGGTGGATGTGAACGCCGACGACCCTCTGGCGGCGTACCGCCTGGTACGCAGCGAGGTGATCTCGTTCAAGCCCGGGCTCGAGGGGCGCCCGGAAATCGTGGGCCTCAACAAGGTCGACGTGGCGGAGGACGGGGTGCTCGAGCGGATCACGGACCAGTTCGTGGCCGCAGGGCTCGCCCCGGTGGCCATCTCGGCGGCCGAGGGCACCGGGTTGGACGCCCTGGTGGCGAGGCTCGCCGCCGAGGTGGCGGCCAGCCGGGCGGCGCGGGCCGAGACGGTGGAGGGATTCGAGCTCTTCCGCACCGAGCGCACGGCGCTCGGCGTCAGCCGGGACCAGGACGGGACCTGGCGGTTGTCGGGCGACGCCCTGGAGCGGTGGGTGGTCATGACCGACCTGGCCAACGCCCAGGCGGTCGCCCACCTGCAGGAGCGCATGGAGCGGGCGGGCGTCGAGCGCGTGCTGGCGGCCGCCGGGGCGGAGCCGGGCGACGAGGTGCGCATCGGCGAGGCCTCCTTCGAGTGGTTCCCGACCGACACCCGCCCCCGGGGCACGCGGGCGGCCCGACCCGCCGGTCGATGA
- the rplU gene encoding 50S ribosomal protein L21 — translation MIKTGGKQYRVQAGDVIEVEHLGTKDTEVSFTPLLVSTEEGTTVHGKEAAGYPVAAKLMGEAKGDKITVFKYRNKTGYAAKTGHRQLYSLVEILSIGGVGPSAAPAAESAEG, via the coding sequence GTGATCAAAACCGGAGGCAAGCAGTACCGGGTGCAGGCGGGCGATGTGATCGAGGTGGAGCACCTCGGCACCAAGGACACCGAGGTCAGCTTCACCCCCCTCCTCGTCTCCACCGAGGAAGGCACCACGGTGCACGGCAAGGAGGCGGCCGGGTACCCGGTGGCGGCCAAGCTGATGGGCGAAGCCAAGGGCGACAAGATCACCGTGTTCAAGTACCGCAACAAGACCGGCTACGCGGCAAAGACGGGCCACCGCCAGCTTTACTCCCTGGTCGAGATCCTCTCGATCGGTGGCGTGGGGCCATCGGCGGCGCCCGCGGCGGAGTCGGCTGAGGGCTGA
- a CDS encoding substrate-binding domain-containing protein, with product MALPMRSMAARAVVVALLAVVLAACTSHPKAKPAASPSGPALSGSLRIAADSALQAAFNNLVTGFVSAHRGLTVTPTYLGSQALAATLQRGTTADVVAVASGTGGFVDALTTAGLVVSGTAKPVARDPLQIAVPAGNPQGLTTLAALTGRGVQVALVEPSLPLGSAAQQALALAGVRLAKPTLELTAGSVIADVVSGTAQAGLVAASDVAAGGSSVTGVALPAADAVVTGYSIAAVGSAANPSAASAFIAYVLSPAGQQILQSAGFLPAS from the coding sequence ATGGCCCTGCCGATGCGCTCGATGGCTGCCCGGGCGGTCGTGGTGGCGCTGCTTGCCGTCGTTCTCGCGGCGTGCACCAGCCACCCGAAGGCGAAGCCGGCGGCGTCTCCCAGCGGCCCGGCGCTGAGCGGCTCCCTGCGGATCGCCGCCGACAGCGCCCTCCAGGCCGCCTTCAACAACCTTGTCACCGGCTTCGTGAGCGCCCACCGGGGCCTCACGGTCACCCCGACGTACCTGGGGTCCCAGGCCCTCGCTGCGACCCTGCAGCGCGGCACCACCGCCGATGTCGTGGCGGTCGCCAGCGGGACCGGCGGCTTCGTCGATGCCCTCACAACCGCAGGCCTGGTGGTCTCGGGCACGGCGAAACCGGTCGCACGCGACCCGTTGCAGATCGCGGTGCCCGCGGGCAACCCGCAGGGACTGACCACGCTGGCCGCCCTCACGGGCCGGGGCGTGCAGGTGGCACTGGTGGAACCCAGCCTGCCCTTGGGGTCGGCGGCCCAGCAGGCCCTTGCCCTGGCCGGAGTCCGCCTGGCCAAGCCCACCCTCGAGCTGACCGCCGGGAGCGTCATCGCAGACGTGGTCTCGGGCACCGCCCAGGCCGGTCTGGTGGCCGCCAGCGACGTGGCGGCCGGTGGCTCGTCGGTAACCGGGGTGGCACTCCCGGCGGCCGACGCCGTCGTGACCGGGTACAGCATCGCGGCGGTGGGCAGTGCGGCCAACCCGTCGGCGGCATCAGCCTTCATCGCCTACGTCCTCTCCCCGGCGGGCCAACAGATCCTGCAGTCCGCCGGGTTCCTCCCGGCTTCCTGA
- a CDS encoding Rne/Rng family ribonuclease, protein MARAAAEGGASEEEPAASPPAVRPARAESTATDESEEPTPPAPAGRRRRRRRGSASGAGTAESREAEELSVPAPAVEGEEAVRAPSTRRRRKRKSNGAAAGETDAAAAVDAPELVVVPSADVVPGDGTEPTGDGTDRRRRRTRRGRAERQPIPATRPRTMLITVRPHRTQMAVLEESELVELYVAGQEDQSIVGNVYLGRVQNVLPGMEAAFINIGEERNAVIYVGEVSFDEDVEGIGRRIEKVLKSGQPILAQVTKDPIGSKGARLTSEISLAGRYVVLVPEEDSLGVSRRLGDEERTRLREIAQRLRPEGYGLIVRTAARGATESDLEVDIQRLVVTWEEISARAKQAQPPALIHAEPEMALRVIRDLLTEDVERVVTDNPEVFDQIRTYVADVTPALLERLELYEATTPLFRTYNVYEQLRRGLDRKVSLPSGGHLVIDRTEALTVIDVNTGRYVGRSTLEDTVLKTNLEAAVEVAKQLRLRDIGGIIVVDFIDMLQIRHREELVREFKAALARDKTRTQVFDVSELGLVQMTRKRISEGLLEAFSEPCDKCGGRGILLMEVEDGAPVEASRE, encoded by the coding sequence GTGGCCCGGGCGGCTGCCGAGGGGGGCGCATCCGAGGAGGAGCCGGCCGCCTCGCCGCCCGCTGTTCGGCCCGCGCGGGCCGAGTCCACGGCGACCGACGAGTCCGAGGAACCCACTCCGCCCGCTCCCGCGGGCAGGCGTCGCCGGCGCCGGCGGGGGAGCGCTTCCGGCGCCGGCACCGCCGAGTCCAGGGAGGCCGAAGAGCTGTCGGTCCCCGCGCCAGCCGTTGAGGGCGAGGAAGCGGTCCGAGCCCCCAGCACCCGGCGCCGCCGCAAACGCAAGTCGAACGGTGCCGCCGCAGGCGAAACCGACGCGGCGGCCGCAGTCGATGCGCCCGAATTGGTAGTCGTCCCCTCAGCCGATGTCGTCCCCGGCGACGGCACCGAGCCCACCGGCGACGGCACCGATCGCAGGCGCCGCCGTACCCGCCGGGGCCGCGCCGAGCGCCAGCCCATTCCCGCGACACGGCCCCGAACCATGCTCATCACGGTCCGCCCTCACCGCACCCAGATGGCTGTGCTCGAGGAGTCGGAACTGGTCGAACTGTACGTGGCCGGCCAGGAGGATCAGTCCATCGTGGGCAATGTCTACCTGGGGCGGGTGCAGAACGTGCTGCCCGGCATGGAGGCGGCGTTCATCAACATCGGCGAGGAACGCAACGCGGTCATCTACGTGGGCGAGGTCTCCTTCGACGAGGACGTCGAGGGGATCGGGCGGCGCATCGAGAAGGTGCTGAAGTCCGGCCAGCCGATCCTGGCCCAGGTCACCAAGGACCCCATCGGCTCCAAGGGGGCCCGGCTCACCTCCGAGATCTCCCTCGCCGGGCGGTACGTCGTGCTGGTGCCGGAGGAGGACTCCCTCGGGGTCAGCCGCCGCCTGGGCGACGAGGAGCGGACCCGGCTGCGTGAGATCGCCCAGCGGCTGCGGCCGGAGGGGTACGGGCTCATCGTCCGGACCGCCGCCCGGGGGGCGACCGAAAGCGACCTGGAGGTTGATATCCAGCGGCTGGTCGTTACCTGGGAGGAAATCTCGGCCCGGGCGAAGCAAGCCCAACCCCCCGCCCTGATCCACGCCGAGCCCGAGATGGCTCTACGGGTGATTCGGGACCTGCTGACCGAGGACGTCGAGCGGGTGGTCACCGACAACCCGGAAGTCTTCGATCAGATCCGCACCTACGTGGCCGATGTGACACCGGCGCTGCTGGAGCGCCTGGAGCTCTACGAGGCCACCACCCCGCTGTTCCGCACCTACAACGTGTACGAGCAGCTGCGCCGGGGCCTCGACCGCAAGGTCAGCCTCCCGTCCGGGGGCCACCTCGTGATCGACCGGACCGAGGCCCTGACGGTGATCGATGTCAATACCGGGCGGTACGTTGGCCGGTCCACCCTGGAGGACACCGTCCTGAAGACCAACCTCGAGGCAGCAGTCGAGGTGGCCAAGCAGCTGCGCCTGCGGGACATCGGGGGCATCATCGTCGTGGACTTCATCGACATGCTGCAGATCCGCCACCGGGAGGAGCTGGTGCGGGAGTTCAAAGCTGCCCTCGCCCGCGACAAGACCCGTACCCAGGTCTTCGATGTCTCCGAGCTGGGCCTGGTGCAAATGACCCGCAAGCGCATCTCCGAGGGCCTTCTGGAAGCCTTCTCCGAGCCGTGCGACAAGTGCGGGGGGCGGGGGATCCTGCTGATGGAGGTCGAAGATGGCGCCCCGGTGGAAGCGAGCCGGGAGTAG
- the proB gene encoding glutamate 5-kinase, translated as MKPRLVEPHRIVVKVGTSSLTAADGTPDPHRIGRLADQVATLRGKGVDLVVVSSGAIAAGMAALGLERRPTDMPTLQAAAAVGQRRLMDLWAEFLEAQGRVVGQVLLTQQDIVQRAHYVNARNTLDRLLELGAIPIVNENDTVAVEEIRYGENDRISALVANIVRADLLVLLSDVEGLYTDHPSVPGASLISTVPEVTPEVVALATTRRSSLGSGGMASKLEAARIARLSGVATVIALGERPDGLLDVWAGEPVGTYVPAKTPRLAARKLWIAWAPAARGRIVVDDGARRAVSHGNKSLLAAGVRAVEGTFKAGDAVEVVGPEGQVVAKGLVSFDSDLLVDIIGTKGGREVIHRDHLVVL; from the coding sequence ATGAAGCCTCGCCTGGTCGAGCCCCACCGGATCGTCGTCAAGGTGGGCACCTCCAGCTTGACCGCGGCGGACGGTACCCCGGACCCGCACCGGATCGGGCGGCTGGCCGACCAGGTCGCCACCCTCCGCGGCAAGGGGGTGGACCTGGTGGTGGTGTCTTCCGGGGCGATCGCGGCCGGGATGGCGGCGCTCGGGCTGGAGCGCCGGCCCACCGACATGCCCACCCTGCAGGCGGCCGCCGCCGTCGGGCAGCGCCGGCTCATGGACCTGTGGGCGGAGTTCCTCGAGGCCCAGGGCCGGGTCGTGGGCCAGGTGCTGCTGACCCAGCAGGACATCGTCCAGCGTGCCCACTACGTCAACGCCCGCAACACCCTCGACCGCCTGCTCGAGCTGGGCGCCATCCCGATTGTCAACGAGAACGACACCGTGGCGGTCGAGGAGATCCGGTACGGCGAGAACGACCGCATCTCGGCCCTGGTGGCCAACATCGTGCGGGCGGACCTGCTGGTCCTGCTCTCCGACGTCGAGGGCCTGTACACCGACCACCCCAGCGTCCCTGGCGCCAGCCTGATCTCGACGGTCCCCGAGGTGACGCCCGAGGTCGTGGCGCTGGCCACCACACGGCGCTCGTCACTCGGGTCCGGGGGCATGGCGTCGAAGCTGGAGGCGGCGCGCATCGCCAGACTGTCCGGGGTGGCCACCGTGATCGCCCTCGGCGAGCGCCCGGACGGGCTGCTGGACGTCTGGGCCGGCGAGCCAGTGGGTACGTATGTACCGGCAAAGACGCCGCGGCTGGCAGCCCGTAAGCTCTGGATAGCCTGGGCCCCTGCCGCCCGGGGGCGCATCGTGGTCGACGACGGCGCCCGGCGGGCGGTGTCCCACGGAAACAAGAGCCTGCTGGCTGCCGGGGTGCGGGCGGTCGAGGGGACATTCAAAGCGGGGGATGCGGTGGAGGTTGTGGGTCCGGAGGGCCAGGTGGTGGCGAAGGGGCTGGTCTCCTTCGACTCGGACCTCCTTGTGGACATCATCGGCACCAAGGGCGGCCGCGAGGTCATCCACCGGGACCACCTGGTGGTGCTGTAG
- a CDS encoding rod shape-determining protein, translated as MRLDKAFQFMGRDMAVDLGTANTLVYVRGRGTVLNEPSVVAINTKTGAILAVGAEAKRMIGRTPGHILAIRPLKDGVIADFDVTEKMLRYFIQKVHRRRVLAKPRVVVCVPSGITGVEQRAVEEAAIAAGARAAYIIEEPMAAAIGAGLPVHEPAGNMVVDIGGGTTEVAVISLGGIVTALSIRIGGDELDEAIIAYIKKEYSLALGERTAEEIKMAIGSAFPLPEEPNAEIRGRDLVTGLPKTIIVSSEEIRRAIEEPVNAIVDACKSTLDRTPPELAADIMDKGIVLTGGGALLKGLDERLKHETGMPVHLTENPLSCVAVGSGKCLEEFEALKPMLIASSRH; from the coding sequence ATGCGACTCGATAAAGCCTTCCAGTTCATGGGCCGGGACATGGCCGTGGACCTCGGCACGGCCAACACCCTGGTGTACGTGCGCGGGCGCGGGACGGTGCTGAACGAGCCGTCGGTGGTGGCGATCAACACCAAGACCGGCGCCATCCTGGCGGTGGGGGCGGAGGCCAAGCGGATGATTGGCCGCACCCCGGGCCACATCCTGGCAATCCGGCCCCTGAAGGACGGCGTCATCGCCGACTTCGACGTCACCGAGAAGATGCTGCGCTACTTCATCCAGAAGGTGCACCGCCGCCGGGTGCTGGCCAAGCCCCGGGTGGTGGTGTGCGTCCCCTCGGGCATCACCGGCGTCGAGCAGCGGGCGGTGGAGGAGGCGGCCATCGCCGCCGGCGCCCGGGCGGCGTACATCATCGAGGAGCCCATGGCCGCCGCCATTGGCGCCGGCCTACCGGTGCACGAGCCCGCCGGGAACATGGTGGTCGACATCGGGGGCGGCACCACCGAGGTGGCGGTGATCTCGCTGGGCGGCATCGTGACCGCGCTGTCGATCCGCATCGGCGGCGACGAGCTCGACGAGGCGATCATCGCCTACATCAAGAAGGAGTACTCCCTCGCCCTCGGCGAGCGCACCGCCGAGGAGATCAAGATGGCAATCGGCTCGGCGTTCCCGCTGCCCGAGGAGCCCAATGCCGAGATCCGGGGGCGGGATCTGGTGACCGGCCTGCCCAAGACGATCATCGTGTCGTCGGAGGAGATCCGCCGGGCCATCGAGGAGCCGGTGAACGCCATCGTGGACGCCTGCAAGTCGACCCTGGACCGGACGCCCCCCGAGCTGGCCGCCGACATCATGGACAAGGGCATCGTGCTCACGGGCGGGGGAGCCCTGCTCAAGGGCCTGGACGAGCGGCTGAAGCACGAGACCGGCATGCCAGTGCACCTGACGGAGAACCCGCTGTCATGCGTGGCGGTGGGATCGGGCAAGTGCCTGGAGGAGTTCGAGGCGTTGAAGCCCATGCTGATCGCCTCCAGCCGCCACTAA
- the rpmA gene encoding 50S ribosomal protein L27: MAHKKGAASSRNGRDSQAQRLGVKVFGGQSVLSGAILVRQRGTPIHPGLGVGRGGDDTLFAMQQGKVRYHERRGRRFVSIDA; this comes from the coding sequence ATGGCACACAAGAAAGGGGCGGCGTCCTCCCGAAACGGGCGCGACTCGCAGGCGCAACGCCTGGGTGTGAAGGTGTTCGGTGGGCAGTCGGTACTGAGCGGGGCCATCCTGGTCCGCCAGCGGGGCACACCCATCCACCCGGGCCTCGGCGTCGGCCGGGGCGGCGACGACACGCTGTTCGCCATGCAGCAGGGCAAGGTGCGGTACCACGAGCGCCGGGGCCGGCGCTTCGTGAGCATCGACGCGTAG